In one Amaranthus tricolor cultivar Red isolate AtriRed21 chromosome 8, ASM2621246v1, whole genome shotgun sequence genomic region, the following are encoded:
- the LOC130821092 gene encoding uncharacterized protein LOC130821092 isoform X2, whose protein sequence is MAISTTQFQSDMLRFSQQFSSIFRHISSSPLNYRHHVPLLLMVKAFSNDAVQKVVNKPSICTADELHYVHVSDSDWRLALWRYHPNPKAPTRNHPLLLLSGVGTNAIGYDLSPQSSFARYMSGQGFDTWILEVRGTGLSMHSTHSKDIEQSAHDISSRMESAAEKAKNDVVHSGKSSDVEDGALVDADVPAINGAPVTVPTVWNESELVTKSTETFMSLSQRLSGFLGESESRIISTKLFDQLQKLLEDSQLLDCFNEIKGKFLSLLETNDSSSAASPLTDLSQRLVNVFEEGQRSVSPQFFDLQSRFFTTIEDFHKQLDLMMKYDWDIDHYLEEDIPAVMEYIMTESKSKDNKLLAIGHSMGGILLYGMLSRCGYEGRDPGLAAIVTLASSLDYTTSKSSLKMLLPFANPAQVLKVPVVPLGAMLSAAYPLSSSPPYVLSWLNNLISAEDMMDPELLKKLVLNSFCAIPAKLLLQLTTAFREGGLRDRSCTFFYKNHLHKISTPVLALAGDHDLICPPEAVYGCG, encoded by the exons ATGGCGATTTCAACAACTCAATTTCAATCAGACATGCTTCGTTTTTCTCAGCAATTTTCCTCAATTTTCCGCCATATCTCGTCGTCTCCCTTAAATTACCGTCACCATGTTCCGTTACTCTTAATGGTCAAAGCATTCTCAAACGATGCCGTTCAGAAGGTCGTCAACAAACCCTCAATTTGCACCGCTGATGAGCTTCATTATGTCCATGTGTCTGACTCTGATTGGCGTCTCGCTCTCTGGCGTTATCATCCCAATcctaag GCTCCTACTAGGAATCATCCGCTTCTGTTGTTGTCAGGTGTTGGCACCAATGCTATTGGTTATGATCTTTCGCCTCAG TCTTCATTTGCTCGTTACATGTCTGGTCAAGGATTTGATACATGGATTCTTGAAGTTAGGGGGACCGGATTGAGCATGCACTCTACACACTCAAAAGATATTGAGCAGTCAGCTCATGATATATCTAGTAGGATGGAGTCTGCCGCTGAAAAGGCAAAAAATGATGTCGTTCACTCAGGGAAGTCTTCAGATGTTGAGGATGGGGCATTAGTTGATGCTGATGTCCCTGCTATTAATGGAGCTCCAGTTACTGTTCCAACAGTGTGGAATGAATCAGAACTTGTTACTAAATCGACCGAAACTTTTATGAGTTTGTCTCAGAGGCTCTCTGGATTTCTCGGTGAAAGTGAATCAAGAATTATATCTACCAAATTATTTGATCAGCTTCAGAAGCTCTTGGAAGATTCTCAACTACTTGATTGCTTCAATGAGATTAAGGGAAAATTTTTGAGTTTGTTAGAAACTAATGATAGCTCTTCTGCAGCTAGTCCATTAACAGATCTAAGCCAGAGGCTAGTGAACGTCTTTGAAGAAGGGCAGCGCTCGGTATCACCCCAGTTCTTTGATTTGCAGTCCCGTTTTTTCACTACAATAGAAGACTTCCATAAACAGCTTGACTTGATGATGAAGTATGATTGGGATATTGATCATTACTTGGAGGAAGATATTCCAGCTGTG ATGGAATATATAATGACTGAAAGCAAGTCTAAGGACAATAAATTGCTTGCTATTGGACACTCAATGGGGGGCATATTGCTGTATGGGATGCTATCCAGATGCG GATATGAAGGTAGAGACCCTGGATTAGCAGCTATTGTAACCTTGGCATCTTCACTTGACTACACCACTTCCAAATCATCACTGAAGATGCTCCTGCCTTTT GCGAATCCTGCACAAGTCCTAAAAGTTCCTGTTGTTCCACTAGGAGCCATGCTATCAGCTGCTTACCCACTCTCATCAAGTCCTCCGTATGTTTTATCTTGGCTGAATAATTTGATATCAGCGGAGGACATGATGGATCCAGAGTTGTTAAAGAAGCTTGTTCTGAATAGTTTCT GTGCTATACCAGCTAAACTTCTATTGCAGCTAACAACAGCTTTCCGAGAGGGTGGATTACGTGATAGGAGTTGTACCTTTTTCTACAAGAATCATTTGCACAAAATTAGTACTCCAGTGTTAGCTCTCGCAGGAGACCATGATCTAATTTGCCCTCCTGAAGCTGTTTATG GCTGTGGATGA
- the LOC130821092 gene encoding uncharacterized protein LOC130821092 isoform X1, with product MAISTTQFQSDMLRFSQQFSSIFRHISSSPLNYRHHVPLLLMVKAFSNDAVQKVVNKPSICTADELHYVHVSDSDWRLALWRYHPNPKAPTRNHPLLLLSGVGTNAIGYDLSPQSSFARYMSGQGFDTWILEVRGTGLSMHSTHSKDIEQSAHDISSRMESAAEKAKNDVVHSGKSSDVEDGALVDADVPAINGAPVTVPTVWNESELVTKSTETFMSLSQRLSGFLGESESRIISTKLFDQLQKLLEDSQLLDCFNEIKGKFLSLLETNDSSSAASPLTDLSQRLVNVFEEGQRSVSPQFFDLQSRFFTTIEDFHKQLDLMMKYDWDIDHYLEEDIPAVMEYIMTESKSKDNKLLAIGHSMGGILLYGMLSRCGYEGRDPGLAAIVTLASSLDYTTSKSSLKMLLPFANPAQVLKVPVVPLGAMLSAAYPLSSSPPYVLSWLNNLISAEDMMDPELLKKLVLNSFCAIPAKLLLQLTTAFREGGLRDRSCTFFYKNHLHKISTPVLALAGDHDLICPPEAVYETAKLIPDHLVKYKVFGQPGGPHYAHYDLVGGRLAVDEVYPCIVEFLSSYD from the exons ATGGCGATTTCAACAACTCAATTTCAATCAGACATGCTTCGTTTTTCTCAGCAATTTTCCTCAATTTTCCGCCATATCTCGTCGTCTCCCTTAAATTACCGTCACCATGTTCCGTTACTCTTAATGGTCAAAGCATTCTCAAACGATGCCGTTCAGAAGGTCGTCAACAAACCCTCAATTTGCACCGCTGATGAGCTTCATTATGTCCATGTGTCTGACTCTGATTGGCGTCTCGCTCTCTGGCGTTATCATCCCAATcctaag GCTCCTACTAGGAATCATCCGCTTCTGTTGTTGTCAGGTGTTGGCACCAATGCTATTGGTTATGATCTTTCGCCTCAG TCTTCATTTGCTCGTTACATGTCTGGTCAAGGATTTGATACATGGATTCTTGAAGTTAGGGGGACCGGATTGAGCATGCACTCTACACACTCAAAAGATATTGAGCAGTCAGCTCATGATATATCTAGTAGGATGGAGTCTGCCGCTGAAAAGGCAAAAAATGATGTCGTTCACTCAGGGAAGTCTTCAGATGTTGAGGATGGGGCATTAGTTGATGCTGATGTCCCTGCTATTAATGGAGCTCCAGTTACTGTTCCAACAGTGTGGAATGAATCAGAACTTGTTACTAAATCGACCGAAACTTTTATGAGTTTGTCTCAGAGGCTCTCTGGATTTCTCGGTGAAAGTGAATCAAGAATTATATCTACCAAATTATTTGATCAGCTTCAGAAGCTCTTGGAAGATTCTCAACTACTTGATTGCTTCAATGAGATTAAGGGAAAATTTTTGAGTTTGTTAGAAACTAATGATAGCTCTTCTGCAGCTAGTCCATTAACAGATCTAAGCCAGAGGCTAGTGAACGTCTTTGAAGAAGGGCAGCGCTCGGTATCACCCCAGTTCTTTGATTTGCAGTCCCGTTTTTTCACTACAATAGAAGACTTCCATAAACAGCTTGACTTGATGATGAAGTATGATTGGGATATTGATCATTACTTGGAGGAAGATATTCCAGCTGTG ATGGAATATATAATGACTGAAAGCAAGTCTAAGGACAATAAATTGCTTGCTATTGGACACTCAATGGGGGGCATATTGCTGTATGGGATGCTATCCAGATGCG GATATGAAGGTAGAGACCCTGGATTAGCAGCTATTGTAACCTTGGCATCTTCACTTGACTACACCACTTCCAAATCATCACTGAAGATGCTCCTGCCTTTT GCGAATCCTGCACAAGTCCTAAAAGTTCCTGTTGTTCCACTAGGAGCCATGCTATCAGCTGCTTACCCACTCTCATCAAGTCCTCCGTATGTTTTATCTTGGCTGAATAATTTGATATCAGCGGAGGACATGATGGATCCAGAGTTGTTAAAGAAGCTTGTTCTGAATAGTTTCT GTGCTATACCAGCTAAACTTCTATTGCAGCTAACAACAGCTTTCCGAGAGGGTGGATTACGTGATAGGAGTTGTACCTTTTTCTACAAGAATCATTTGCACAAAATTAGTACTCCAGTGTTAGCTCTCGCAGGAGACCATGATCTAATTTGCCCTCCTGAAGCTGTTTATG AAACTGCCAAACTTATTCCTGATCACTTGGTGAAGTATAAAGTTTTTGGACAACCTGGAGGTCCACATTATGCACACTATGATTTAGTTGGAGGAAGATTG GCTGTGGATGAAGTATATCCTTGTATAGTTGAGTTTTTGAGCTCTTATGACTAG
- the LOC130821093 gene encoding reticulon-like protein B9 has product MPIYSDSDDRAPGPSQPSKFFGRNRPLHSYLGGRRVADVLLWRNKTLTATILSGFTIIWFLFEVVELHFITVACYLLMTFMLFLFISIQGSTFLKWRPPTIHDIQISDSTAKHMVSRINKLLIKMYKISCGEELTRFFVTLASLWVLSIFGSYSSALNVLYVVFLCLVTIPVLYERYEREVTYLASQGKGDIKRLYKKVDNKFLSKIPRGPVK; this is encoded by the exons ATGCCTATTTACTCCGACTCCGATGATCGAGCTCCCGGCCCGTCGCAGCCGTCCAAATTCTTCGGCAGGAACAGGCCATTGCATTCTTATTTAGGTGGACGTAGAG TTGCTGATGTATTATTGTGGAGGAACAAGACTTTAACAGCAACAATTCTATCAGGGTTTACAATCATATGGTTTCTATTTGAGGTGGTTGAGCTTCATTTCATCACTGTTGCTTGTTACCTTCTCATGACCTTCATGCTCTTCCTTTTTATATCTATTCAAGGATCCACTTTCCTTAAATG GAGACCTCCAACAATACATGACATTCAAATATCAGATTCAACTGCCAAACACATGGtatcaagaataaacaagctCCTTATAAAAATGTACAAGATTTCATGTGGAGAAGAACTTACACGATTCTTTGTG ACCCTTGCGTCTCTTTGGGTGTTATCCATCTTCGGAAGCTACTCCAGCGCTCTCAATGTCTTGTATGTCG TTTTTCTATGCCTGGTTACAATTCCAGTTCTATACGAACGATATGAGAGGGAGGTGACATACCTTGCCTCTCAAGGGAAAGGAGATATAAAGAGGTTGTACAAGAAGGTGGACAATAAGTTTCTGAGTAAAATTCCTAGAGGTCCTGTCAAGTAG